One stretch of Nakamurella alba DNA includes these proteins:
- the ftsW gene encoding putative lipid II flippase FtsW, with amino-acid sequence MRTGAITAVTDGSAQQKSTQKSAQQKSSNGQKKQKSKGSSLVPGFLAGPVARLKDWLGRPMTSWHLILGVFGLLLAFGLLMVLSASSITALKRGNGVFGTFENQALYAFVGLFGFVFAARLAPKAMRSLAFPGVLVSIGLLAVTLVIGQVRGGARSWLGIGNITVQPSELAKVALLVWSAHVLASRRHTLRSLRALLIPVLPVFVLMVLLIMLQPDLGTTVSLTIVFFAVLWFAGAPWWIFGLLGTGAVAGVAYLATSADYRAARVFAFLDPSNPANAAATYQLNQGLFGMGHGGIFGVGLGNSVAKWGSLPNADSDFIFAIIGEELGLVGTGLVLVLYAMLAYTGFRIARRNVDPFIKIVASSCTVWLVGQASINIGYVVGLLPVTGITLPMISAGGTSLIVTMFVFGILANFARTEPQAAAALYAQGPGRVARFLGIHSRPTPGAGTENTKRARRRAAREEARAARRRERAERSRPARRGDGDRSDRRAHPGNARRSGTRSGTKSQRAVAGRTSGRSAERATDRRDPGTQRDRGARQDRGARQDRGARRTAGPAGSDPRRGDPRAAGNARMRDDAGRRRETPGAGRAGKDRMVQVQGDGRPRPIPVDHQGERTIRRSGRTVRR; translated from the coding sequence GTGAGGACCGGAGCGATCACGGCCGTCACCGACGGGTCGGCCCAGCAGAAGTCGACTCAGAAGTCAGCGCAGCAGAAGTCGTCGAACGGGCAGAAGAAGCAGAAGTCGAAGGGCAGCTCGCTCGTGCCCGGCTTCCTGGCCGGTCCGGTCGCCCGGTTGAAGGACTGGCTGGGCCGGCCGATGACGTCCTGGCACCTGATCCTCGGCGTCTTCGGGCTGCTGCTCGCCTTCGGTCTGCTGATGGTGCTGTCGGCGTCGTCGATCACCGCCCTCAAGCGCGGGAACGGCGTCTTCGGCACCTTCGAGAACCAGGCGCTGTACGCCTTCGTCGGGCTGTTCGGGTTCGTCTTCGCCGCGCGCCTGGCGCCGAAGGCGATGCGCAGCCTGGCGTTCCCCGGCGTCCTGGTCTCGATCGGCCTGCTCGCGGTCACCCTGGTGATCGGCCAGGTCCGTGGTGGCGCCCGGTCCTGGCTCGGCATCGGCAACATCACGGTGCAGCCCAGCGAGCTGGCCAAGGTCGCGCTGCTGGTCTGGTCGGCGCACGTGCTGGCCTCCCGCCGGCACACCCTGCGGTCGCTGCGGGCCCTGCTGATCCCGGTGCTGCCGGTGTTCGTGCTGATGGTGCTGCTGATCATGCTGCAGCCCGACCTCGGCACCACGGTCAGCCTGACCATCGTCTTCTTCGCCGTGCTCTGGTTCGCCGGCGCGCCGTGGTGGATCTTCGGACTGCTCGGCACCGGTGCGGTCGCCGGTGTCGCCTACCTCGCCACCTCCGCCGACTACCGCGCCGCCCGCGTCTTCGCCTTCCTCGACCCGAGCAACCCGGCGAACGCCGCAGCCACCTACCAGCTCAACCAGGGCCTGTTCGGCATGGGCCACGGCGGCATCTTCGGCGTAGGCCTCGGCAACTCGGTGGCCAAGTGGGGATCGCTGCCCAACGCCGACTCGGACTTCATCTTCGCGATCATCGGCGAGGAGCTCGGCCTGGTCGGGACCGGGCTGGTCCTGGTGCTCTACGCGATGCTCGCCTACACCGGATTCCGGATCGCCCGCCGCAACGTCGACCCGTTCATCAAGATCGTCGCCTCGTCCTGCACGGTCTGGCTGGTCGGCCAGGCGTCGATCAACATCGGGTACGTGGTCGGCCTGTTGCCGGTCACCGGGATCACCCTGCCGATGATCTCGGCCGGTGGCACCTCGCTGATCGTCACCATGTTCGTCTTCGGCATCCTTGCCAACTTCGCCCGTACCGAGCCGCAGGCCGCCGCCGCGCTGTACGCGCAGGGGCCCGGCCGGGTGGCCCGGTTCCTCGGGATCCACAGCCGACCGACGCCGGGTGCGGGCACGGAGAACACCAAGCGCGCCCGGCGGCGTGCGGCCCGGGAAGAGGCCCGCGCCGCTCGGCGTCGGGAGCGGGCCGAGCGCTCCCGCCCGGCCCGCAGGGGTGATGGCGACCGGTCGGACCGGCGCGCCCACCCGGGCAACGCCCGCCGCTCGGGCACCCGGAGCGGCACCAAGTCCCAGCGGGCGGTCGCGGGTCGCACCTCCGGGCGGTCGGCGGAGCGGGCCACGGACCGCCGGGACCCGGGCACGCAGCGGGACCGGGGTGCCCGGCAGGACCGGGGTGCCCGGCAGGACCGGGGTGCCCGGAGGACCGCCGGTCCGGCAGGATCGGACCCGCGCCGCGGCGACCCCCGGGCAGCCGGGAACGCGCGGATGCGGGACGATGCCGGACGGCGCCGGGAGACCCCGGGCGCCGGCCGGGCCGGGAAGGACAGGATGGTGCAGGTGCAGGGCGACGGACGGCCACGGCCGATACCGGTCGATCACCAGGGCGAGCGGACGATCCGCCGCTCCGGCCGGACGGTGCGCCGATGA
- the mraY gene encoding phospho-N-acetylmuramoyl-pentapeptide-transferase, with the protein MKSILIAAIVGLVVSILLTPYLIKVFSRQGFGQEIRDDGPQTHLKKRGTPTMGGTAIIIAMWVGYVVSTVVQMIGGGNGPTASGWLLLYLTTGLGVVGMLDDFIKIRKQRSLGLNKRAKLIGQTFIAVSFGVLALMFRSVGGVRNDGTPYAGLTPASTHLSYTRDIPWISLGAVGFVIFAVLVIAAWSNAVNFTDGLDGLAAGSSVMVLGVYVFIGFYQFRNACANVDLTGIAAQGCYEVRDPLDIAVVTAAALGGCIGFLWWNAHPARIFMGDSGSLALGGLVAGLSILTRTEMLMIVIAGLAVVEMLSVVLQMLVYKARKVRIFKMAPFHHHFEVGGWTETTVMVRFWLLAAMSAALGAALFYADWLANTGG; encoded by the coding sequence GTGAAGTCGATCCTGATCGCAGCGATCGTGGGTCTGGTCGTCTCCATCCTGCTGACGCCGTACCTGATCAAGGTGTTCTCCCGGCAGGGGTTCGGGCAGGAGATCCGGGACGACGGGCCGCAGACCCACCTGAAGAAGCGCGGCACGCCGACCATGGGCGGCACCGCGATCATCATCGCGATGTGGGTCGGCTACGTCGTCTCCACCGTGGTGCAGATGATCGGCGGCGGCAACGGTCCGACCGCGTCCGGCTGGCTGCTGCTCTACCTGACCACCGGTCTCGGCGTGGTCGGCATGCTCGACGACTTCATCAAGATCCGGAAGCAGCGCAGCCTCGGGCTGAACAAGCGGGCGAAGCTGATCGGGCAGACCTTCATCGCCGTGTCCTTCGGCGTGCTGGCGCTGATGTTCCGGTCGGTCGGCGGCGTGCGGAACGACGGCACCCCCTACGCCGGCCTCACCCCGGCCTCGACGCACCTGTCCTACACCCGGGACATCCCGTGGATCTCGCTCGGCGCCGTCGGTTTCGTGATCTTCGCGGTGCTGGTCATCGCCGCCTGGTCCAACGCCGTCAACTTCACCGACGGGCTGGACGGGCTGGCCGCCGGGTCGTCGGTGATGGTGCTCGGCGTCTATGTCTTCATCGGCTTCTACCAGTTCCGGAACGCCTGCGCGAACGTCGATCTCACCGGGATCGCCGCGCAGGGCTGCTACGAGGTGCGCGACCCGCTGGACATCGCGGTGGTCACCGCCGCGGCACTCGGCGGCTGCATCGGGTTCCTCTGGTGGAACGCGCACCCGGCCCGGATCTTCATGGGCGACTCCGGTTCGCTGGCCCTCGGCGGTCTCGTCGCCGGGCTCTCCATCCTGACCCGCACCGAGATGCTGATGATCGTCATCGCCGGTCTGGCGGTGGTCGAGATGCTGTCAGTGGTGTTGCAGATGCTGGTCTACAAGGCCCGGAAGGTCCGCATCTTCAAGATGGCCCCCTTCCACCACCACTTCGAGGTCGGCGGCTGGACCGAGACCACCGTGATGGTCCGCTTCTGGCTCCTCGCCGCCATGTCCGCCGCCCTCGGCGCCGCGCTCTTCTACGCCGACTGGCTGGCGAACACCGGCGGGTAG
- a CDS encoding UDP-N-acetylmuramoyl-tripeptide--D-alanyl-D-alanine ligase produces the protein MIPMTVAEVAGVLGVPAPSAGADAVVDSVEFDTRRVRPGALFVALPGERVDGHDFAAAAATAGAVAVLGSRAIDDAGIPVLVLPSADDVLPALARLARASVGALVEAGLVVVGITGSSGKTSTKDLVAAVLAAHAGTAVDYGADPAGSGGAVVAPRESFNNELGHPYTVLRAGPGTRFLVLELSARGIGHIAALATTARPLIGAVLNVGSAHLGEFGSVEGIAQAKGELVESLPTAADGGIAVLNADDGRVLAMRDRTSAAVVTVGTGPGADLRAEDIGEDELARASFTLVTPEGTAPVQLAVAGEHQIGNALTAAAVGRAVGMSTPAIAAALGTAGPASKWRMEVTTRPDGVTIVNDAYNANPESMKAALRSLATIGRGRRTWAVLGEMGELGDAARDAHDAVGRLAVRLGVHQVIAVGPGARPLHMGAHLEGSWDGESLWVPDVAAAVDAVRSDLQPGDVVLVKASRAAGLERVALALLADSPESAGVADPADPAWPAVRVEEADAPAASPTKGPDHR, from the coding sequence GTGATCCCGATGACGGTGGCCGAAGTGGCCGGCGTGCTGGGTGTCCCCGCTCCGTCGGCCGGCGCCGATGCCGTGGTCGACTCGGTCGAGTTCGACACCCGCCGGGTCCGGCCGGGCGCCCTCTTCGTGGCACTGCCCGGCGAGCGGGTGGACGGGCACGACTTCGCTGCAGCGGCCGCGACCGCCGGGGCGGTGGCGGTGCTCGGATCGCGGGCGATCGACGACGCCGGGATCCCGGTGCTGGTGCTGCCCTCGGCCGACGACGTCCTGCCGGCGCTGGCCCGGCTCGCGCGGGCCTCGGTCGGCGCACTGGTCGAGGCCGGCCTGGTGGTCGTCGGCATCACCGGGTCCTCCGGCAAGACCTCCACCAAGGACCTCGTCGCCGCGGTGCTCGCCGCCCACGCCGGCACCGCGGTCGACTACGGAGCCGATCCGGCGGGGTCCGGCGGTGCCGTGGTCGCCCCCCGCGAGTCGTTCAACAACGAGCTCGGCCACCCGTACACCGTGCTGCGGGCCGGGCCGGGCACCCGGTTCCTGGTGCTCGAGCTCTCCGCCCGCGGCATCGGCCACATCGCTGCGCTGGCCACCACGGCACGACCGCTGATCGGCGCGGTGCTCAACGTCGGCAGCGCGCACCTGGGCGAGTTCGGCTCGGTGGAGGGCATCGCGCAGGCCAAGGGCGAACTGGTCGAGTCGTTGCCGACGGCCGCCGACGGCGGCATCGCCGTGCTCAACGCCGACGACGGCCGGGTGCTCGCCATGCGCGACCGGACGTCCGCCGCGGTGGTCACTGTCGGCACCGGCCCGGGCGCCGACCTGCGGGCCGAGGACATCGGCGAGGACGAGCTGGCCCGGGCGTCCTTCACCCTGGTCACCCCCGAGGGCACCGCCCCGGTGCAGCTCGCCGTGGCCGGCGAGCACCAGATCGGCAACGCACTCACCGCTGCCGCGGTCGGCCGGGCCGTCGGCATGTCGACGCCGGCGATCGCGGCGGCCCTCGGCACCGCCGGGCCTGCCTCGAAGTGGCGGATGGAGGTCACCACCCGGCCGGACGGGGTGACGATCGTCAACGACGCCTACAACGCCAACCCGGAGTCGATGAAGGCCGCGCTGCGCTCGCTGGCCACCATCGGGCGTGGCCGCAGGACCTGGGCGGTGCTCGGCGAGATGGGTGAGCTCGGTGACGCGGCCCGGGACGCGCACGACGCCGTCGGCCGGCTGGCGGTCCGGCTGGGTGTGCACCAGGTGATCGCGGTCGGCCCCGGGGCCCGGCCGCTGCATATGGGCGCCCATCTGGAAGGCTCCTGGGACGGCGAGAGCCTCTGGGTGCCGGACGTGGCCGCAGCCGTCGACGCGGTGCGGAGCGACCTGCAGCCGGGTGACGTGGTGCTGGTAAAGGCCTCCCGCGCGGCCGGTCTGGAGCGGGTGGCGCTGGCATTGCTGGCTGATTCCCCCGAGTCGGCCGGGGTGGCGGATCCGGCTGATCCGGCATGGCCTGCGGTGCGGGTCGAGGAAGCGGACGCCCCGGCGGCGTCCCCGACGAAGGGTCCGGACCACCGGTGA
- a CDS encoding UDP-N-acetylmuramoyl-L-alanyl-D-glutamate--2,6-diaminopimelate ligase — translation MSATAGSDRAVPSDLVCAAPPSAPLRPTSVVGTPLTRLAESAGAAVPGGASGADPLVTGVTLRAQQVLPGDLFAALPGARAHGAAFTADAAARGAVAVLTDPAGAAAVAAGGPGSAGADLPVLVTQDPRAVLGEVAATVYGRPSEKTAVIGITGTSGKTTTCYLLEAALAAGGLHPGLVGTVQIRIDGTATPSSLTTPEAPDLQALFAVMVERGARAVAMEVSSHALSLGRVAGTRFAVGGFTNLSQDHLDFHPDMESYFRAKALLFDGRADTGVVQIDDEHGRRLAAEHPGVITVSGTDRPEADWAVLAVEAAAAGHQQVRVRAPGERTVSFDLALPGAFNVANAVLALACVSAGTEVPLPVAASALSSVVVPGRMERVDAGQDFLVLVDYAHKPAAVAAVLEAASRGMNGRLIVVLGAGGDRDPGKRPAMGEQAAVWADLVVITDDNPRSESPAAIRRAVLAGATHPATPRRRPGGVEIREVGDRHEAIRVAVGAAGTGDVVVIAGKGHEEGQDVAGVVHPFSDRLEALAALTELAERSGRSGRAGDVA, via the coding sequence ATGTCGGCGACGGCTGGCAGTGACCGGGCAGTACCCTCAGACCTCGTGTGCGCCGCCCCTCCGTCAGCTCCGCTCCGTCCGACCTCGGTCGTCGGCACGCCGCTGACCCGGCTGGCGGAATCCGCCGGGGCGGCCGTGCCCGGAGGCGCGTCCGGTGCGGATCCGCTGGTCACCGGGGTCACGCTGCGGGCACAGCAGGTGCTGCCGGGGGACCTGTTCGCCGCGCTGCCCGGGGCCCGGGCGCACGGTGCCGCCTTCACCGCCGACGCCGCCGCGCGGGGCGCGGTGGCCGTGCTCACCGACCCGGCCGGTGCCGCTGCGGTGGCCGCGGGCGGTCCCGGATCGGCCGGCGCGGACCTGCCGGTGCTCGTCACGCAGGACCCGCGCGCCGTGCTCGGCGAAGTGGCCGCGACCGTCTACGGCCGGCCCAGCGAGAAGACCGCGGTCATCGGGATCACCGGGACATCGGGCAAGACCACCACCTGCTACCTGCTCGAGGCGGCGCTGGCCGCCGGCGGGCTGCACCCCGGCCTGGTCGGCACCGTGCAGATCCGGATCGACGGCACCGCGACGCCGAGCAGCCTCACCACTCCGGAGGCGCCGGACCTGCAGGCGCTGTTCGCCGTGATGGTGGAGCGCGGCGCGCGGGCGGTGGCGATGGAGGTCTCCTCGCACGCGCTGTCCCTCGGCCGGGTGGCCGGAACCCGTTTCGCCGTCGGCGGTTTCACCAACCTGTCGCAGGACCACCTCGACTTCCACCCGGACATGGAGTCCTACTTCCGGGCCAAGGCGCTGCTGTTCGACGGCCGCGCGGACACCGGCGTCGTGCAGATCGACGACGAGCACGGCCGCCGGCTGGCCGCCGAGCACCCGGGTGTGATCACCGTGTCGGGCACCGACCGGCCGGAGGCGGACTGGGCGGTGCTGGCCGTCGAGGCGGCTGCCGCCGGGCACCAGCAGGTCCGGGTGCGGGCACCGGGGGAGCGGACCGTGTCCTTCGACCTCGCCCTGCCCGGTGCCTTCAACGTCGCCAACGCCGTGCTGGCGCTGGCCTGCGTCTCCGCCGGGACCGAGGTCCCGCTGCCGGTGGCGGCGTCCGCGCTGTCCTCGGTCGTGGTGCCCGGCCGGATGGAACGGGTGGACGCCGGCCAGGACTTCCTGGTGCTGGTCGACTACGCGCACAAGCCGGCCGCGGTGGCCGCGGTGCTGGAGGCGGCGAGCCGCGGCATGAACGGCCGGCTGATCGTGGTGCTGGGCGCCGGCGGCGACCGGGATCCGGGCAAGCGACCGGCGATGGGCGAACAGGCCGCCGTCTGGGCCGACCTGGTGGTGATCACCGACGACAACCCGCGCTCGGAGTCGCCGGCCGCGATCCGCCGCGCGGTGCTCGCCGGCGCGACGCATCCTGCCACCCCCCGTCGGCGTCCCGGTGGGGTGGAGATCCGCGAGGTCGGCGACCGGCACGAGGCGATCCGGGTGGCCGTCGGCGCGGCCGGGACCGGCGACGTGGTGGTGATCGCGGGCAAGGGACACGAGGAGGGCCAGGACGTGGCCGGTGTGGTGCATCCGTTCTCGGACCGCCTGGAGGCTCTCGCCGCGCTCACGGAGCTGGCAGAGCGGTCGGGGCGGTCCGGGCGCGCCGGTGATGTCGCGTGA
- a CDS encoding peptidoglycan D,D-transpeptidase FtsI family protein gives MTTVREPSGRSGEPGRTRRVPPPARSARTSGDARAAGGRTTSVRGNGLPAADGRGGRTTGDSSRSRTRGTGRGETRDRSARASDSAAARGTTRNGRTDRRPVAPSRPARERRAPDRPAPARGRTPGTESTTDRTVRAARRPVRSHRGHRTRRDRAVRYNVTLRHRGALVILLVLLLAAAVKLVIIQGVQADELTAQSRVNMTKTAPIPATRGAITDRNGSQLAFTIEGRQLAARPGAFLDDPTNVRTVENYDGDDVPARTAAQKRELVADIIIGVLGEDRARGTDRATLLAQMSRTDTPYVYLVKQVLPAQADNILEQVKAVLGYEEVVLNKGTAKETVMHEIDAISAESKDIRQNPDGTLAEAVVGVTGNMNEGLSGVESKYNALLAGTNGSITQQYTGGRPVPDTVTKDVPVVNGTGITLTLDSDLQYSVEQMVADKVNATGAKRGCAIVKGVKDGQIYSMYCYEPGKTALETGNPALLEPFEPGSVNKVVTFAAALDAGLITPDTVIKQVDDSIEMGGRSIRDAWSHDPVDMTATGVLAKSSNVGTLMIAQKVGEDAFESYLKKFGLGQKTGIGLAESAGQLPERDQWSATSFANLPIGQGVSMTMVQLVDMYQAIGNKGVMIQPSIVAGTTTDGVWTAAKAPTKTRVMKETSATALLEMLQATTQSGRNDGDIGRHGTAPDAAVTGYPVAGKTGTAQQIDPATGTYSDTVHTLTFAGVAPANDPVYAVAVMLDAPNEEGEAGEVAAPLFHDIMAYALRAADVPPTATVTPEKDLYVGDGWQ, from the coding sequence ATGACCACCGTGCGCGAACCGTCCGGCAGGTCCGGCGAACCGGGACGCACCCGCCGGGTACCCCCACCGGCCCGCAGCGCCCGGACGTCGGGCGATGCCCGGGCGGCGGGTGGGCGCACCACCAGCGTCCGTGGCAACGGACTTCCGGCTGCCGATGGTCGAGGTGGCCGTACCACCGGTGACAGCAGCCGTTCCCGCACCCGTGGAACCGGGCGGGGGGAGACCCGCGACCGTTCCGCCCGGGCGAGCGACAGCGCCGCAGCTCGCGGAACGACCCGGAACGGGCGGACCGACCGACGGCCCGTCGCGCCGTCCAGGCCGGCCCGCGAGCGCCGCGCCCCCGACCGTCCGGCGCCCGCCCGCGGCCGCACCCCCGGCACCGAGTCCACGACCGACCGCACCGTCCGGGCGGCCCGCCGCCCGGTCCGGTCGCACCGCGGGCACCGCACCCGGCGCGACCGCGCCGTCCGTTACAACGTCACGCTCCGGCACCGCGGCGCGCTGGTGATCCTGCTGGTGCTGCTGCTCGCCGCTGCGGTCAAGCTGGTGATCATCCAGGGTGTCCAGGCAGACGAGCTCACGGCGCAGTCCAGGGTGAACATGACGAAAACGGCACCCATCCCGGCCACCCGCGGGGCGATCACCGACCGGAACGGCTCGCAGCTCGCCTTCACCATCGAGGGCCGGCAGCTGGCCGCCCGCCCGGGTGCCTTCCTCGACGACCCGACGAATGTGAGGACCGTCGAGAACTACGACGGCGACGACGTTCCGGCCCGCACCGCAGCTCAGAAGCGGGAGCTGGTCGCCGACATCATCATCGGTGTGCTGGGCGAGGACAGGGCGCGGGGGACCGACCGGGCCACCCTGCTCGCGCAGATGTCCCGCACCGACACCCCCTACGTCTACCTGGTCAAGCAGGTGCTGCCGGCCCAGGCCGACAACATCCTGGAGCAGGTGAAGGCCGTCCTCGGTTACGAGGAGGTGGTGCTCAACAAGGGCACCGCCAAGGAGACGGTGATGCACGAGATCGATGCCATCTCGGCCGAGTCGAAGGACATCCGGCAGAACCCGGACGGCACCCTCGCCGAGGCGGTCGTCGGCGTGACCGGCAACATGAACGAGGGACTGTCCGGCGTCGAGTCGAAGTACAACGCGCTGCTGGCCGGCACCAACGGTTCGATCACCCAGCAGTACACCGGCGGCCGGCCCGTCCCGGACACCGTCACCAAGGACGTGCCGGTGGTCAACGGCACCGGCATCACGCTGACCCTGGACTCCGACCTGCAGTACTCGGTCGAGCAGATGGTCGCGGACAAGGTGAACGCCACCGGGGCGAAGCGCGGCTGCGCGATCGTCAAGGGCGTCAAGGACGGCCAGATCTACTCGATGTACTGCTACGAGCCCGGGAAGACGGCGCTGGAGACCGGGAACCCCGCCCTGCTCGAGCCGTTCGAGCCGGGGTCGGTCAACAAGGTGGTCACCTTCGCGGCGGCGCTCGATGCCGGCCTGATCACCCCGGACACCGTCATCAAGCAGGTGGACGACTCCATCGAGATGGGCGGCCGCAGCATCCGGGATGCCTGGTCGCACGACCCGGTGGACATGACCGCCACCGGGGTGCTGGCCAAGTCGTCCAACGTCGGGACGCTGATGATCGCGCAGAAGGTCGGCGAGGACGCCTTCGAGTCCTATCTGAAGAAGTTCGGACTGGGTCAGAAGACCGGCATCGGCCTCGCCGAGTCCGCCGGGCAGCTGCCGGAGCGGGACCAGTGGTCGGCCACCAGCTTCGCGAACCTGCCCATCGGGCAGGGGGTCTCGATGACGATGGTGCAACTGGTGGACATGTACCAGGCCATCGGCAACAAGGGCGTGATGATCCAGCCCTCGATCGTCGCCGGCACCACCACCGACGGTGTCTGGACTGCCGCGAAGGCGCCGACGAAGACCCGGGTGATGAAGGAGACCTCCGCCACCGCACTGCTGGAGATGCTGCAGGCGACCACCCAGTCGGGCCGGAACGACGGTGACATCGGCCGGCACGGCACCGCGCCGGACGCGGCCGTCACGGGGTACCCGGTGGCCGGCAAGACCGGTACGGCGCAGCAGATCGACCCGGCGACCGGGACCTACTCGGACACCGTGCACACGCTGACCTTCGCGGGCGTCGCCCCGGCGAACGACCCGGTCTACGCCGTGGCCGTGATGCTGGACGCGCCGAACGAGGAGGGGGAGGCCGGCGAGGTTGCCGCGCCGCTCTTCCACGACATCATGGCGTACGCGCTGCGGGCCGCCGACGTGCCGCCGACGGCAACCGTCACCCCCGAGAAGGACCTCTATGTCGGCGACGGCTGGCAGTGA
- the rsmH gene encoding 16S rRNA (cytosine(1402)-N(4))-methyltransferase RsmH: MAPGDQRPPAPAPDPASRLVSDPSSDPTPDPTSDVARPAGSAGGTFPQLPTRDADDLHVPVLLDRIVDLLTPSLSRDGAVMVDGTLGMGGHTLALLARFPALRVIGIDRDPQALAVARSRLEAAGVADRADLVHAPNDRIGEILDRRAPAGVQGILFDLGVSSLQLDETDRGFAYAVDAPLDMRMDPTTGPTAADVVNTYPPGALVRVLREFGEEKFATRIVSSIVRERDCEPFTTSARLVALIREAIPAAARRTGGHPAKRSFQALRVEVNDELGVLERALPEALRLLAVGGRIVVMSFQSLEDRIAKRILQPLTESTAPPGLPVVPEEYQPQLRWIVRGSVKPDDAEIAQNSRAASARLRVAERIREAA, translated from the coding sequence ATGGCACCGGGAGACCAGCGGCCGCCGGCCCCGGCTCCCGATCCGGCGTCCCGCCTGGTGTCCGACCCGTCGTCCGACCCGACCCCTGATCCGACCTCGGACGTTGCCCGACCTGCCGGGTCTGCCGGGGGCACCTTCCCGCAGCTGCCCACCCGTGATGCCGACGACCTGCACGTCCCGGTCCTGCTCGACCGGATCGTCGATCTGCTCACCCCGTCGCTGTCCCGCGACGGCGCGGTGATGGTCGACGGCACCCTCGGCATGGGCGGCCACACGCTCGCGCTGCTGGCCCGGTTCCCAGCGCTGCGGGTGATCGGCATCGATCGGGATCCGCAGGCGCTGGCCGTGGCGCGGTCCCGGCTCGAGGCGGCCGGTGTGGCCGACCGGGCAGACCTCGTCCACGCCCCGAACGACCGGATCGGCGAGATCCTGGACCGCCGCGCCCCGGCCGGCGTGCAGGGCATCCTGTTCGACCTCGGCGTCTCCTCGCTGCAGCTGGACGAGACCGACCGCGGGTTCGCCTACGCCGTCGACGCCCCGCTGGACATGCGAATGGACCCGACCACCGGCCCGACCGCCGCCGACGTGGTCAACACCTACCCGCCCGGGGCGCTGGTCCGGGTGCTGCGCGAGTTCGGCGAGGAGAAGTTCGCCACCCGGATCGTGTCCTCGATCGTCCGGGAACGGGATTGCGAGCCGTTCACCACCAGCGCACGTCTGGTCGCGCTGATCCGCGAGGCGATCCCCGCCGCCGCCCGGCGCACCGGTGGCCACCCGGCGAAGCGCAGCTTCCAGGCGCTGCGCGTCGAGGTGAACGACGAGCTCGGCGTGCTGGAGCGGGCGCTGCCGGAGGCGCTGCGACTGCTCGCCGTCGGCGGCCGGATCGTCGTCATGTCGTTCCAGTCGCTGGAGGACCGGATCGCCAAGCGCATCCTGCAGCCGCTCACCGAGTCCACCGCACCGCCCGGACTGCCGGTGGTCCCGGAGGAGTACCAGCCGCAGCTGCGCTGGATCGTCCGCGGATCGGTGAAGCCCGACGATGCCGAGATCGCCCAGAACTCCCGCGCCGCCTCGGCCAGGTTGCGCGTCGCCGAACGCATCCGGGAGGCAGCGTGA
- a CDS encoding division/cell wall cluster transcriptional repressor MraZ: protein MALTGFFGTYTPRMDDKGRVTLPARYRGTFTDGVMVARGQDHCLYVFTPEGFAEHAASAIDAPITDQRARGYQRYLLANADQQIPDGQGRISVPARMREYAGLVKDVVVVGVGRRMELWDADRWAAYEAAQEADYADPSGLDLG from the coding sequence ATGGCCCTCACCGGGTTCTTCGGCACCTACACACCCCGGATGGACGACAAGGGCAGGGTCACCCTGCCCGCCCGTTACCGCGGCACCTTCACCGACGGGGTGATGGTCGCCCGCGGTCAGGACCACTGTCTCTACGTCTTCACCCCGGAGGGCTTCGCCGAGCACGCGGCGTCCGCCATCGACGCGCCGATCACCGATCAGCGTGCCCGTGGCTACCAGCGCTACCTGCTGGCGAATGCCGACCAGCAGATCCCCGACGGGCAGGGCCGGATCAGCGTCCCCGCCCGGATGCGGGAGTACGCGGGTCTGGTCAAGGACGTGGTGGTGGTCGGGGTCGGTCGGCGGATGGAGCTGTGGGACGCGGACCGCTGGGCGGCGTACGAGGCGGCACAAGAGGCCGACTACGCCGATCCGTCGGGCCTGGACCTGGGCTGA